In Paracoccus aerodenitrificans, the following are encoded in one genomic region:
- the pyk gene encoding pyruvate kinase, which yields MRRHRNIKIVATLGPSSSDYDMIRALFEAGADVFRLNMSHGDHADHKARYDAIRRIEQDTGRPIAILADLQGPKLRVGVFAAGEHDLAEGQKFRFDLDETEGDASRVQLPHPEIFEALEPGSELLVNDGKIRLKVEECDNYHANCVVTIGGTISNRKGVNVPDVVLPLAALSEKDRNDLEFACELGVDWLALSFVQRAEDVLEARRLAKGRAAVLSKIEKPSAVRAFDEILKVSDGIMVARGDLGVELPVQSVPPIQKQLVRKCRAAAKPVIVATQMLESMIESPMPTRAEVSDVANAIYEGADAVMLSAESAAGAYPVEAVTTMDHVARSVETDPTYREVIEASRKADRKIVADGIVAAAREIAETTDIAAICAHTQSGTTVTLVARERPRVPILALSPISSVLRRLCLTWGTHCVATQPLHRFREAVISSVRVAREAGFADETQQVVITAGVPFNVAGTTNILRVATCDENLLKRSDAE from the coding sequence ATGAGACGCCACCGCAATATCAAGATCGTCGCGACGCTTGGTCCCTCATCCTCTGACTACGACATGATCCGCGCCCTTTTCGAGGCCGGGGCCGATGTGTTCCGGCTGAATATGAGCCACGGCGATCATGCCGACCACAAGGCGCGCTATGACGCGATTCGCCGGATCGAGCAGGATACAGGCCGCCCGATTGCCATTCTGGCCGATTTGCAGGGCCCAAAACTGCGGGTCGGGGTCTTTGCAGCAGGCGAACATGATCTCGCCGAAGGGCAGAAATTCCGTTTCGATCTCGACGAGACAGAGGGCGACGCATCCCGCGTCCAGCTTCCTCATCCCGAAATCTTCGAGGCGCTCGAACCGGGGTCGGAACTACTGGTCAATGACGGCAAGATCCGCCTGAAGGTCGAGGAATGCGACAATTACCACGCCAATTGCGTGGTGACGATCGGCGGCACGATCTCGAACCGCAAGGGTGTGAATGTCCCGGATGTCGTGCTGCCCCTCGCAGCATTGTCCGAGAAAGACCGCAACGATCTGGAATTTGCCTGCGAACTGGGGGTAGATTGGCTTGCGCTGTCCTTCGTCCAGCGGGCCGAAGACGTGCTGGAGGCTCGCCGCCTTGCAAAAGGCCGCGCGGCTGTTCTGTCGAAGATCGAGAAACCTTCGGCTGTCCGGGCCTTCGACGAAATCCTGAAAGTCTCGGATGGGATCATGGTTGCGCGTGGCGATCTTGGCGTCGAATTGCCGGTTCAGTCGGTCCCGCCGATCCAGAAGCAGCTTGTGCGGAAATGCCGGGCTGCGGCGAAGCCGGTGATTGTCGCGACCCAGATGCTGGAATCGATGATCGAAAGCCCGATGCCGACCCGCGCCGAGGTCTCCGACGTGGCAAACGCCATCTATGAGGGCGCGGATGCGGTGATGCTTTCCGCCGAATCCGCCGCCGGGGCGTATCCGGTCGAGGCCGTGACCACGATGGATCATGTCGCCCGCTCGGTGGAAACCGACCCGACCTATCGCGAGGTGATCGAGGCATCGCGCAAGGCAGACCGTAAGATCGTCGCTGACGGCATCGTCGCCGCCGCGCGTGAAATCGCCGAAACGACGGATATCGCCGCCATATGCGCACATACCCAATCTGGCACGACCGTGACCCTCGTCGCCCGCGAGCGCCCGCGCGTGCCTATTCTGGCGCTGTCGCCGATCTCGTCCGTGCTGCGCCGTCTCTGCCTGACATGGGGAACGCATTGCGTGGCGACCCAGCCGCTGCACCGGTTCCGCGAGGCGGTTATCAGCAGCGTCCGCGTCGCCCGCGAGGCCGGATTCGCTGATGAAACGCAGCAGGTCGTCATCACGGCAGGCGTTCCGTTCAATGTCGCAGGCACGACGAATATCCTGCGTGTGGCAACCTGCGACGAAAACTTGCTCAAACGTTCGGATGCAGAGTAA
- a CDS encoding LrgB family protein: MTDPALIWSYLASQPLLWLTATLAAYWVGDALFRLAGRNSVANPVLIAVIILATVIMLSGTSYQTYFEGAQFVHFMLGPATVCLALPLYDNLKRVRRALLPVIASLVVGSVTAIVSALAIGELFGLNEVLLASLAPKSTTAPVAIGIAERIGGQPTLTAALVLLTGIFGAIVVTPLLNALKVRDWRARGFAIGVAAHGIGTARAFQVNETAGAFAGIGMGLNAVLTAIIAPFVLSLFS; the protein is encoded by the coding sequence ATGACTGATCCGGCGCTGATCTGGTCCTATCTTGCCAGCCAGCCGCTGCTTTGGCTGACGGCGACTCTGGCGGCGTATTGGGTGGGGGATGCGCTGTTCCGGCTGGCGGGACGCAACAGCGTCGCCAACCCGGTTCTGATCGCGGTGATCATTCTTGCAACGGTGATCATGCTCAGCGGGACCTCCTATCAGACCTATTTCGAAGGTGCGCAATTCGTTCATTTCATGCTGGGTCCGGCAACTGTCTGTCTTGCGCTGCCGCTTTACGATAATCTCAAACGGGTCCGGCGGGCGCTTCTTCCGGTGATCGCATCGCTTGTGGTCGGGTCCGTGACCGCCATCGTCTCGGCGCTTGCGATTGGCGAACTGTTCGGGCTGAACGAGGTCTTGCTTGCCTCGCTGGCTCCGAAATCCACCACCGCCCCGGTCGCCATCGGTATCGCCGAGCGGATCGGAGGACAGCCCACCTTGACCGCAGCGCTTGTGCTTCTGACCGGTATTTTCGGGGCGATTGTCGTGACCCCTCTGCTGAATGCGCTGAAAGTCAGGGACTGGCGGGCGCGTGGTTTCGCAATCGGTGTCGCGGCACATGGGATCGGCACGGCCCGCGCCTTTCAGGTCAATGAAACCGCCGGAGCCTTCGCCGGCATCGGCATGGGGCTGAACGCCGTGCTGACTGCTATTATCGCGCCATTTGTCCTGAGCCTGTTTTCATGA
- a CDS encoding CidA/LrgA family protein, which translates to MIPALTLILCFQLVGEVASRGLNLPLPGPVVGLVLLVFACSASPALVQRLRPVAQSLLSHLSLFFVPAGVGVVTHMPTIAQHGIGIGIALAVSTVLAIAAGALTFAAVARLIGTPDD; encoded by the coding sequence ATGATCCCTGCATTGACTCTGATCCTCTGTTTTCAGCTTGTCGGAGAGGTCGCCTCGCGCGGCCTGAACCTGCCTTTGCCCGGTCCGGTGGTCGGGCTGGTGCTGCTTGTGTTCGCCTGCAGCGCCAGCCCTGCCCTTGTGCAGCGTCTGAGACCGGTCGCGCAGTCCCTGCTGTCCCATCTTTCGCTGTTTTTCGTTCCCGCCGGAGTGGGCGTCGTCACCCATATGCCGACAATCGCGCAGCACGGGATCGGCATCGGCATTGCGCTTGCCGTTTCCACCGTTCTTGCCATTGCCGCCGGGGCGCTGACATTCGCCGCGGTTGCGCGGCTGATCGGAACGCCCGATGACTGA
- a CDS encoding ATP-binding protein, which produces MIAGRNASNSGQSKSASGQIFVFSRSFLATPELVRGLLVEMTERIGPHVSGDLIGRAELVLAELLNNVVQHGSAGCPGQAPLVHLSVVAQNDGLACSVSDDGGLLPHVCLSSKAPEPSSFPEGGFGWFLIGHLTQSLAYFRENDRNFVAFTVPMNAVDPG; this is translated from the coding sequence ATGATCGCCGGTCGCAACGCCAGCAATTCGGGGCAAAGCAAATCCGCCTCCGGTCAGATCTTCGTATTCTCGCGCAGCTTTCTGGCGACGCCGGAGCTGGTTCGGGGGCTGCTGGTGGAAATGACCGAGCGCATCGGGCCGCATGTATCCGGGGACCTGATTGGCCGGGCAGAGCTGGTTCTGGCGGAATTGCTGAATAATGTTGTCCAGCATGGCAGCGCGGGCTGCCCGGGACAGGCGCCGCTGGTGCATCTCAGCGTAGTGGCCCAGAATGACGGTTTGGCCTGCTCGGTCAGCGATGATGGCGGCCTGCTTCCGCATGTCTGCCTGTCATCGAAAGCGCCTGAACCCAGCAGTTTCCCGGAAGGCGGGTTCGGCTGGTTCCTTATCGGGCATCTGACGCAGTCTCTGGCCTATTTCCGCGAAAACGACCGGAACTTCGTCGCCTTCACCGTGCCGATGAACGCGGTAGATCCGGGATGA
- the nspC gene encoding carboxynorspermidine decarboxylase, with amino-acid sequence MLETPYYLMDIAALRRNMEIVAKLREASGAKALLALKCFATWSVFDSMRDYMDGTTSSSLFELRLGREKFGKETHAYSVAWSDHEIDEAIGYADKIIFNSLSQLDRFADKASGIACGLRLNPRFSTSGFDLADPARPFSRLGEWDMERLRQAGDRISGVMIHYNCENGDFDLFSAQLDRIEAEFGDFLKQLDWISLGGGIHFTGEGYPLEKLADRLKAFSDRMGAQIFLEPGEASITGTATLEVSVLDIIDNGKKVAIVDSSIEAHMLDLLIYRETAKLPMQGGHPYQIAGKTCLAGDIFGDAQFEHPLKIGDRISIADAAGYTMVKKNWFNGVNMPAIAIREENGTIRLVRDFTYDDYRDSLS; translated from the coding sequence ATGCTCGAGACGCCATATTACCTGATGGATATTGCCGCTCTGCGCCGCAACATGGAAATCGTTGCCAAACTGCGCGAGGCATCCGGTGCCAAGGCGCTTCTTGCGCTTAAATGCTTCGCCACATGGTCGGTTTTCGATTCGATGCGCGACTATATGGATGGCACGACCTCTTCTTCCCTGTTCGAACTGCGCCTCGGGCGTGAAAAATTCGGCAAGGAAACCCATGCCTACTCGGTCGCCTGGTCCGATCACGAAATCGACGAAGCCATCGGCTATGCCGACAAGATCATCTTCAACTCGCTGAGCCAGCTGGACAGATTTGCGGACAAGGCCAGCGGGATCGCCTGCGGTTTGCGGCTGAATCCACGCTTTTCAACCTCTGGCTTCGATCTTGCCGATCCGGCGCGGCCTTTCTCTCGTCTGGGGGAATGGGATATGGAGCGGCTTCGGCAGGCAGGCGACCGGATCAGCGGCGTGATGATTCACTATAATTGCGAAAATGGCGATTTCGATCTGTTTTCTGCTCAGTTGGACCGGATCGAAGCCGAATTCGGCGATTTCCTCAAGCAACTCGACTGGATCTCGCTTGGCGGTGGTATCCATTTCACCGGCGAGGGTTATCCGCTGGAAAAGCTTGCCGACCGGCTGAAGGCGTTCAGCGACCGGATGGGGGCGCAGATTTTCCTTGAACCGGGTGAAGCTAGCATCACCGGAACCGCGACGCTGGAAGTGTCGGTGCTGGACATCATCGATAACGGCAAGAAAGTGGCCATCGTCGATTCCAGTATCGAGGCGCATATGCTGGATCTTCTGATCTATCGTGAAACGGCGAAGCTGCCGATGCAGGGCGGCCATCCCTATCAGATCGCGGGCAAGACCTGCCTCGCCGGCGATATTTTCGGAGACGCCCAGTTCGAGCACCCGCTGAAGATCGGGGACCGGATCAGCATCGCGGATGCCGCAGGCTATACGATGGTCAAGAAAAACTGGTTCAACGGGGTGAACATGCCTGCCATTGCGATCCGGGAAGAAAACGGAACGATACGGCTGGTCCGCGACTTCACTTATGACGATTATCGGGACAGCCTGTCCTGA
- a CDS encoding N-formylglutamate amidohydrolase — translation MKDDMTIREDAFWAEDAGRDSRWLITCDHATNRVPDWVGGGDLGIAAADMARHIAYDIGAAGVARHLGARMNAPAIGSDFSRLVIDPNRGEDDPTLLMRLYDGTVIPANRDADKAEKERRLKLLYRPYHDALERAAAAIPDRAICAIHSFTPQLRGRPPRPWSVAVLYSHHDERLAPLLIERCRAEGWVTGDNEPYSGHLAGDSIDRHALAHGRPNVLIEIRNDLIEDETGQAEWAGRLATVLDGLLEQAGL, via the coding sequence ATGAAAGATGACATGACGATCCGGGAAGATGCGTTCTGGGCCGAGGATGCGGGCCGGGACAGCCGCTGGCTGATCACTTGCGATCACGCCACCAACCGCGTACCTGACTGGGTCGGTGGCGGCGATCTGGGCATTGCGGCGGCGGATATGGCGCGGCATATCGCCTATGATATCGGCGCGGCTGGGGTGGCTCGGCATCTGGGTGCCAGAATGAATGCGCCGGCGATCGGTTCTGATTTTTCGCGGCTGGTGATCGATCCGAACCGGGGCGAGGACGACCCGACTCTGTTGATGCGGCTCTATGACGGTACGGTGATTCCAGCCAACCGAGATGCGGACAAGGCCGAGAAAGAGCGTCGGCTGAAGCTTCTCTACCGGCCCTATCACGACGCGCTTGAGCGGGCGGCAGCCGCGATTCCCGACCGGGCGATCTGCGCGATTCACAGCTTTACCCCGCAATTGCGCGGACGCCCCCCGCGCCCTTGGTCGGTTGCCGTGCTGTATTCCCATCATGATGAGCGTCTTGCCCCTCTGCTGATCGAACGCTGCCGCGCGGAAGGTTGGGTCACGGGCGATAATGAGCCCTATAGCGGTCATCTGGCAGGCGACTCGATTGATCGTCACGCGCTTGCGCATGGCCGTCCGAATGTTCTGATCGAGATCCGCAACGATCTGATCGAGGATGAGACCGGGCAGGCGGAATGGGCCGGGCGGCTTGCGACGGTACTTGACGGGCTGCTGGAGCAGGCCGGGCTTTAG
- a CDS encoding saccharopine dehydrogenase family protein, whose protein sequence is MKKNVLIIGAGGVANVTAHKVAQWAAEFGDLHIASRTKSKADAIVASLREKGHDMPFATHEVDGMNCQAVAELIRQTEAGICINVGSAFINMTVLQACIDTKCAYIDTAIHEEPDKICETPPWYGNYEWKRREAVEKAGMTAILGAGFDPGVVNAYARLAEDEYFDEITSIDIVDINAGSHGRYFATNFDPEINFREFTGTVYSWQNGAWQENKMFEVGREWDLPVVGKQTAYMSGHDEVHSLSARYSGADVRFWMGFGEHYINVFTVLNSLGLLSEQPVTTAEGQEVVPLKLVKAVLPDPSSLAPDYTGKTCIGDLVKGRKDGMEGEVFIYNVADHKDAYTEVGSQGISYTAGVPPVAAAILIARGDWDVKRMANIEDLPARPFLELLGEMGLPSRVIDSRGDNPI, encoded by the coding sequence TTGAAGAAGAACGTTCTCATCATCGGCGCCGGAGGCGTCGCGAATGTCACCGCGCATAAGGTTGCGCAATGGGCTGCGGAATTCGGCGATCTGCATATCGCTTCACGCACGAAATCCAAGGCCGATGCGATTGTCGCCTCCTTGCGCGAAAAAGGGCATGATATGCCCTTCGCCACGCATGAGGTTGACGGCATGAACTGCCAGGCCGTGGCCGAGTTGATCCGGCAGACCGAAGCCGGGATCTGCATCAATGTTGGCTCTGCCTTCATTAACATGACCGTCCTTCAGGCCTGTATCGACACGAAATGCGCCTATATCGACACCGCGATCCATGAAGAACCGGACAAGATCTGCGAAACGCCGCCTTGGTACGGCAATTACGAATGGAAACGGCGCGAGGCTGTAGAAAAGGCCGGAATGACCGCCATTCTGGGCGCAGGGTTCGATCCGGGCGTGGTCAATGCCTATGCACGGCTGGCCGAGGATGAGTATTTCGACGAAATCACCTCGATCGACATCGTCGATATCAATGCAGGCAGCCACGGTCGCTATTTCGCGACCAATTTCGACCCTGAGATCAATTTCCGCGAGTTTACCGGCACGGTTTATTCCTGGCAAAACGGCGCCTGGCAGGAAAACAAGATGTTCGAGGTCGGTCGGGAATGGGATCTGCCCGTGGTGGGCAAGCAGACCGCCTATATGTCCGGCCATGATGAGGTGCACAGTCTTTCCGCGCGTTACAGCGGCGCGGATGTGCGCTTCTGGATGGGCTTCGGTGAGCATTACATCAACGTATTTACCGTGCTGAACTCTCTGGGCCTTCTGTCCGAACAGCCCGTGACCACCGCCGAAGGTCAGGAAGTCGTGCCGCTGAAACTGGTCAAGGCGGTGCTGCCGGACCCGTCCAGCCTCGCCCCGGACTATACCGGCAAGACCTGCATCGGCGATCTGGTGAAGGGGCGCAAAGACGGCATGGAAGGCGAGGTCTTCATCTATAACGTCGCCGATCACAAAGATGCCTACACCGAGGTCGGCAGTCAGGGCATCAGCTATACGGCCGGTGTTCCGCCCGTCGCCGCCGCAATCCTGATCGCCCGCGGCGACTGGGATGTGAAGCGCATGGCAAATATCGAGGACCTACCTGCGCGACCCTTCCTTGAATTGCTGGGTGAGATGGGGCTTCCGTCGCGGGTGATCGACTCTCGCGGTGATAACCCGATCTGA
- the rpmI gene encoding 50S ribosomal protein L35, protein MPKMKTKAAAKKRFSTTASGKVKSAQAGKRHGMIKRTTKFIRDARGTTVLCDADAKIVKKYMPYNR, encoded by the coding sequence ATGCCGAAGATGAAGACCAAAGCAGCCGCCAAAAAGCGGTTCTCCACGACGGCCTCTGGCAAGGTGAAATCGGCTCAGGCCGGTAAACGCCACGGCATGATCAAGCGCACGACGAAGTTCATTCGCGATGCGCGCGGCACCACCGTCCTGTGCGACGCGGATGCCAAGATCGTCAAGAAATACATGCCCTATAACCGCTGA
- a CDS encoding STAS domain-containing protein: MDVKIHDESGQIVICMAEKRLDAAIAGQFKDTVRPHVASEGGDLVLDLSAVEFLDSSGLGAVIALRKALPNGRRMYLRGLTANVDRVFRLTRMDQIFDIIPTDESGAA; this comes from the coding sequence ATGGACGTGAAGATACATGACGAATCCGGACAGATCGTGATCTGCATGGCCGAAAAACGGCTGGACGCGGCAATTGCGGGTCAGTTCAAGGATACGGTCCGGCCGCATGTCGCCTCTGAGGGGGGCGATCTGGTGCTGGATCTGTCTGCGGTCGAGTTTCTGGACAGTTCGGGCCTGGGCGCGGTCATCGCATTGCGCAAGGCGCTGCCGAATGGGCGGCGGATGTATTTGCGGGGGCTGACGGCCAATGTCGATCGGGTGTTCCGCCTGACCCGGATGGATCAGATTTTCGACATTATCCCAACCGACGAAAGCGGTGCAGCATGA
- a CDS encoding GNAT family N-acetyltransferase gives MSLTVTVHQAIAEIPAAEWDATGAGRNPFTTHRFLAALEDSASVGGQTGWVPAHLAARDEDSLLGVAPCYIKLHSQGEYIFDHAWADALERAGGQYYPKLQCAVPFTPVTGPRLIANDPAVQTGLLNAMAQFCTQNGLSGAHVTFCTEAEARLGQNAGFLPRTTQQFHWVNEDYADYEDFLSRLSSRKRKNLRKERSRAQEFGGRILRLQGDEIQPGHWDAFWAFYQDTGARKWGRPYLTRNFFDRLHETMRDDALLVLAERDGVPVAGALNLVGPDAIYGRYWGAVEEHAFLHFEMCYHQAIDYAIEHGLSRVEAGAQGEHKLARGYLPTETYSLHWVADPGFRRALEDYLLREREAVGEEIEFLRDWGPFRRG, from the coding sequence ATGAGCCTGACAGTCACCGTCCATCAGGCCATCGCAGAAATCCCGGCGGCTGAATGGGATGCCACCGGCGCCGGGCGGAATCCCTTCACCACACATCGCTTCCTTGCCGCTCTTGAGGATTCCGCGTCGGTCGGAGGCCAGACCGGATGGGTTCCCGCACATCTCGCGGCACGGGACGAGGACAGCCTGCTCGGCGTGGCTCCTTGCTATATCAAGCTGCATAGTCAGGGCGAATATATCTTCGATCATGCATGGGCCGACGCGCTCGAACGCGCGGGCGGCCAGTATTATCCCAAGCTGCAATGTGCCGTCCCGTTCACTCCGGTCACCGGCCCGAGACTGATCGCAAACGACCCCGCCGTGCAGACCGGGCTTCTGAACGCAATGGCGCAGTTTTGCACCCAGAACGGGCTGTCAGGTGCTCATGTCACGTTCTGCACCGAGGCAGAGGCAAGGCTTGGACAGAACGCAGGCTTCCTGCCGCGCACGACCCAGCAATTCCATTGGGTGAATGAAGATTACGCGGATTACGAGGATTTCCTGTCCCGCCTTTCATCGCGAAAGCGCAAGAATCTGCGCAAGGAACGCTCTCGCGCCCAGGAATTCGGCGGGCGGATTCTTCGACTTCAGGGCGATGAGATCCAGCCCGGGCATTGGGACGCATTCTGGGCCTTCTATCAGGATACGGGCGCACGGAAATGGGGCCGCCCGTATCTGACCCGCAATTTCTTCGACAGGCTGCATGAGACGATGCGCGACGATGCGCTACTGGTTCTGGCAGAGCGTGACGGAGTGCCGGTTGCCGGTGCGCTGAATCTGGTCGGACCCGATGCGATCTATGGCCGCTATTGGGGCGCGGTCGAGGAACATGCCTTCCTGCATTTCGAGATGTGCTATCATCAGGCCATCGATTACGCGATAGAACACGGGCTGTCCCGGGTCGAAGCGGGCGCACAGGGCGAACACAAGCTGGCTCGCGGGTATCTTCCGACAGAGACCTATTCGCTGCACTGGGTGGCCGATCCCGGTTTCCGCCGCGCTCTGGAGGATTACCTTCTGCGAGAGCGCGAAGCGGTCGGGGAGGAAATCGAGTTCCTGCGTGACTGGGGCCCGTTCCGGCGGGGCTGA
- a CDS encoding carboxylesterase family protein, with the protein MKDDAKTAPGFAERRTRMGQIRCRLQGGLLKATGIPYAQAGRWEYPREVAAAPVNATSWSPACPQLPIARLDAALPTAFDRLGFDENCLNLSVTAPEQAEGLPVMVWMHGGSYEAGAGDMAVFDPSALVSEQRVVVVSVTYRLGLLGWLSGAGRPANLGAFDVIAALRWVSRNIAAFGGDPGRVVLFGQSSGGDLAARLMLTEHAGRLFQAAIIQSAPLNLPLRSRRMRNAMRRAAGILTSGMPISEILARQHAVRKAAQRYGLSGLMPFGPEFGEAPFPAESDLRQAWDRIAQDLPIMIGHTQDEAGLFMPPSSDLAGRMLDPVRRVAVRSLTSHIYGRPARNFARRYRQAGGKATSFLTEWGPGAFGRAHLSELPLLFPALDWIGTPLLPPGMSLDELTRIGAPLRKLWADFARGENVGSDLPGVIRFLPQG; encoded by the coding sequence ATGAAGGACGACGCAAAGACCGCGCCCGGTTTCGCAGAGCGCCGGACCCGGATGGGACAGATTCGCTGTCGCCTTCAGGGCGGCCTGCTGAAAGCGACCGGAATTCCCTATGCGCAGGCGGGGCGGTGGGAATATCCGCGTGAGGTGGCGGCAGCCCCGGTCAATGCGACAAGCTGGTCCCCCGCATGTCCGCAACTGCCTATAGCCCGGCTCGATGCCGCGCTTCCGACGGCGTTTGACAGGCTCGGTTTCGATGAAAATTGTCTGAATCTTTCCGTCACAGCGCCTGAACAGGCAGAGGGCCTGCCGGTCATGGTCTGGATGCATGGCGGCAGCTATGAGGCAGGTGCGGGAGATATGGCTGTTTTCGACCCCTCGGCGCTCGTGTCCGAACAGCGCGTCGTGGTGGTTTCGGTGACATATCGGCTGGGTCTGTTGGGCTGGCTTTCCGGTGCGGGGCGGCCAGCCAATCTTGGTGCGTTCGACGTGATCGCGGCACTACGTTGGGTCTCACGCAACATTGCAGCATTTGGCGGCGATCCGGGGCGGGTTGTACTGTTCGGGCAGTCCTCCGGCGGTGATCTTGCCGCGCGGCTGATGCTGACCGAACATGCGGGGCGTCTGTTCCAAGCCGCGATTATCCAGAGCGCACCGCTGAACCTTCCCCTGCGATCACGACGGATGCGGAATGCGATGCGCCGGGCCGCGGGGATATTGACCTCCGGCATGCCCATATCCGAGATCCTCGCCCGGCAGCACGCTGTCCGAAAGGCAGCACAAAGATACGGACTGTCAGGCCTGATGCCGTTCGGCCCGGAATTCGGAGAGGCCCCTTTCCCGGCTGAAAGCGACCTGAGACAAGCCTGGGACCGTATCGCGCAGGATCTGCCCATCATGATCGGTCATACGCAGGATGAAGCCGGACTGTTCATGCCGCCTTCCTCTGATTTGGCGGGCCGGATGCTCGATCCGGTGCGCCGCGTTGCGGTACGCTCTTTGACGTCGCATATTTACGGTCGCCCCGCTCGGAACTTCGCCCGGCGATATCGGCAGGCCGGGGGAAAGGCCACCTCATTCTTGACTGAGTGGGGGCCGGGCGCGTTCGGGCGGGCGCATCTGTCTGAGCTGCCGCTGCTTTTTCCGGCCCTGGACTGGATAGGAACGCCGCTTCTGCCGCCCGGCATGTCATTGGATGAACTGACACGGATCGGTGCACCGCTGCGCAAGCTTTGGGCTGATTTCGCGCGTGGGGAAAATGTCGGCAGCGATCTGCCGGGCGTGATCCGTTTCCTGCCGCAGGGCTGA
- the rplT gene encoding 50S ribosomal protein L20: MARVKSGKVTHARHKKVMDQAKGYYGNRSRNFRTATQAVDKANQYATRDRKNRKRNFRSLWIQRINAAVRAIDADMTYSRFISALTKAGIEVDRKVLADLAVHEPEAFGAIVEKAKAAA; encoded by the coding sequence ATGGCACGCGTTAAATCCGGCAAGGTGACCCACGCCCGTCACAAGAAGGTGATGGATCAGGCGAAGGGCTATTACGGCAACCGCTCGCGCAATTTCCGCACCGCGACTCAGGCCGTTGACAAGGCCAATCAATACGCCACCCGCGACCGCAAGAACCGCAAGCGCAATTTCCGCTCGCTGTGGATTCAGCGGATCAATGCGGCTGTCCGCGCGATTGATGCCGACATGACCTATTCGCGCTTCATCAGCGCTTTGACCAAAGCAGGCATCGAGGTAGACCGCAAAGTGCTGGCCGATCTGGCCGTGCATGAGCCCGAAGCCTTCGGCGCCATCGTCGAAAAGGCGAAAGCGGCTGCATAA